One Triticum dicoccoides isolate Atlit2015 ecotype Zavitan chromosome 5B, WEW_v2.0, whole genome shotgun sequence genomic window carries:
- the LOC119307175 gene encoding methyl-CpG-binding domain-containing protein 11-like, translating to MATGGDRAAEELVSVEMPAPEGWTKKFTPQSRGRSEIVFVSPTGEEIKNKRQLNSYLKANPGGPTSSEFDWSTGDTPRRSARISEKVKVFDSPEGEKIPKRSRNSSGRKGKQEKKEDPETEEDREAEAGKEAPSEDVAKSTDVEMTVAEAIDAAAKSTDVEMKPAEANDAAKNADVEMKVAEEVKAAPSEDAGKTEDSTPAPAEHKEDVKPAESDAAPALAAEDKKEDVKPAETDAPPAPTVEDKKEDVKPAEADAPPAPAVEDKEDAKPAEADAPPAPAVEDKEDAKPAEADAPPAPAVEDKEDAKPAEADAPPAPVVEDKEDPKPAEADAAPAPAVEDKKEDVKPSEADAAPLVSSEEVKTEEAPPVSLEGAKTEEVDPPASKPTENSVAAPSEPAIAPAPAAVSETKSDAAAVDSQPGAATNESPSAVNNGQLSPGASTVKCT from the exons TTTACTCCCCAGAGCAGGGGAAGATCTGAGATTGTTTTTGtctcaccaactggagaggaaattaagaaCAAGAGGCAGCTGAACAGCTATCTGAAGGCAAACCCTGGAGGCCCCACTTCATcggagtttgactggtcaactg GTGATACCCCAAGGCGTTCTGCTCGGATTAGCGAGAAAGTGAAGGTATTTGATAGCCCTGAGGGTGAAAAGATACCAAAGCGTAGTAGGAACTCAAGTGGAAGAAAGGGGAAGCAGGAGAAAAAGGAGGATCCTGAAACTGAAGAAGACAGAGAAGCTGAAGCTGGCAAGGAGGCCCCTAGTGAAGATGTTGCAAAGAGCACCGATGTGGAGATGACGGTTGCTGAGGCGATTGATGCTGCTGCCAAGAGCACTGATGTGGAGATGAAGCCTGCCGAGGCGAATGATGCTGCAAAAAACGCAGATGTGGAGATGAAAGTTGCTGAAGAGGTGAAAGCTGCTCCTAGTGAAGATGCAGGGAAGACTGAAGACTCCACTCCAGCACCTGCAGAACACAAGGAAGATGTCAAACCAGCTGAGTCTGATGCCGCTCCGGCACTAGCGGCGGAGGACAAGAAGGAAGATGTCAAACCAGCTGAGACTGATGCCCCTCCAGCACCAACAGTGGAGGACAAGAAGGAAGATGTCAAGCCAGCTGAGGCCGATGCCCCTCCGGCACCagcggttgaagacaaggaagacgCTAAGCCAGCTGAGGCTGATGCCCCTCCGGCACCagcggttgaagacaaggaagatgCTAAGCCAGCTGAGGCTGATGCCCCACCGGCACCagcggttgaagacaaggaagacgCTAAGCCAGCTGAGGCTGATGCCCCTCCGGCAccagtggttgaagacaaggaagaccCTAAGCCAGCTGAGGCTGATGCTGCTCCGGCACCAGCGGTGGAAGACAAGAAGGAAGATGTCAAGCCATCTGAGGCTGATGCCGCTCCTCTGGTGAGTTCGGAGGAGGTGAAGACAGAGGAAGCTCCTCCGGTGAGTTTGGAGGGGGCGAAGACAGAGGAAGTAGACCCTCCAGCGAGCAAGCCAACTGAGAACTCAGTTGCTGCTCCCAGCGAGCCTGCTATTGCTCCTGCTCCTGCTGCAGTATCTGAAACCAAATCAGATGCCGCCGCCGTAGACAGCCAACCTGGCGCGGCCACCAATGAGTCGCCGTCCGCCGTCAACAATGGGCAGCTGTCGCC